A region from the Variovorax sp. V93 genome encodes:
- a CDS encoding type II toxin-antitoxin system Phd/YefM family antitoxin, producing MKTWPVQDAKARFSEFLEACLAEGPQMVTKRGTEAAVLVPAAEWRRLHATAKPSLKELLLSAEARTEFLVPQRGAARRRRITPIR from the coding sequence ATGAAAACCTGGCCCGTCCAAGACGCGAAGGCGCGTTTCAGCGAATTTCTGGAGGCCTGCCTGGCCGAGGGGCCGCAGATGGTCACCAAGCGGGGCACCGAGGCCGCTGTGCTGGTGCCGGCGGCAGAGTGGCGGCGATTGCACGCCACGGCCAAGCCCTCCCTCAAGGAGTTGCTGCTCTCGGCGGAGGCGCGCACGGAATTTCTCGTTCCGCAGCGCGGCGCAGCGCGCCGGCGGCGCATCACGCCGATTCGCTGA
- a CDS encoding type II toxin-antitoxin system VapC family toxin, with protein MYLLDTNVISELRRPRPHGAVVAWLAPIADSDLHLSAVTIGEIQAGIEITREQDAAKADEIEQWAALVAASYNVLPMDAETFRLWARLMHRSSNTLYEDAMIAATAKQHGLTVVTRNVGDFASFGVEIFNPFGAA; from the coding sequence ATGTACCTGCTGGATACCAATGTGATCTCGGAATTGCGCCGACCTCGTCCGCATGGTGCGGTCGTCGCATGGCTTGCGCCGATTGCCGACAGCGACCTGCATCTTTCCGCAGTGACGATCGGCGAGATCCAGGCCGGCATCGAAATCACGCGCGAGCAGGATGCCGCCAAGGCCGACGAGATCGAGCAATGGGCGGCCCTGGTGGCCGCCTCGTACAACGTCCTGCCCATGGATGCCGAAACGTTCAGGCTGTGGGCTCGGCTGATGCACCGCAGCTCGAACACGCTCTATGAAGATGCCATGATCGCCGCCACCGCAAAGCAGCATGGACTGACGGTCGTGACCCGCAACGTCGGCGACTTCGCCAGCTTCGGTGTCGAAATCTTCAACCCGTTCGGCGCGGCATGA
- a CDS encoding phospholipase gives MKALRIYAGPAARKHIEQHGLRPQDVRTVPGAAGGPKGLILGPLDRFIFGRWLSQSSQPVHLVGASIGAWRLSTACLADPHKAFARFEHDYVRQQFEVPPGQKRLSPQQLSARFAESLLDFYGGRIGEVLHHSRYKLHVVTSRGRHILGREGRARTPVGYLGAFATNSLHRKGLGAWLERCVFSTPGAALPFGTKDFRTRQHALSEENFNLVLQASCSIPFLLAAVHDIPGAPRGAYWDGGITDYHLHLDYQPADEGIVLYPHFQRAVVPGWLDKGLRWRHRSTSFLDRMVVLAPDADWVRSLPNGKLPDRKDFIRFANDAQARIGAWSRATREAERLSDEFEAWLATGSRTRDILPL, from the coding sequence ATGAAAGCCCTGCGCATCTACGCCGGCCCCGCCGCCCGCAAGCACATCGAACAGCACGGCCTGCGGCCGCAGGACGTGCGCACCGTTCCCGGCGCGGCGGGCGGTCCCAAGGGCCTGATCCTCGGGCCGCTCGACCGCTTCATCTTCGGGCGCTGGCTCTCGCAGTCGAGCCAGCCGGTGCACCTGGTGGGCGCGTCCATCGGCGCATGGAGGCTCTCAACCGCGTGCCTGGCCGATCCGCACAAGGCCTTCGCGCGCTTCGAGCACGACTACGTGCGCCAGCAGTTCGAGGTGCCGCCGGGCCAGAAGCGGCTGAGCCCGCAGCAGCTCAGCGCGCGCTTTGCCGAGAGCCTGCTCGACTTCTACGGCGGGCGCATTGGCGAGGTGCTGCACCACTCGCGCTACAAGCTGCATGTCGTGACTTCGCGCGGCCGCCACATCCTCGGGCGCGAGGGCAGGGCGCGCACGCCGGTCGGCTACCTGGGCGCCTTTGCCACCAACAGCCTGCATCGCAAGGGGCTGGGCGCATGGCTCGAACGCTGCGTGTTCTCCACGCCCGGCGCAGCCTTGCCTTTCGGCACCAAAGACTTCCGCACGCGACAGCATGCGCTCAGCGAAGAGAACTTCAATCTGGTGCTGCAGGCCTCGTGCTCCATTCCGTTTCTCTTGGCGGCGGTGCACGACATTCCCGGTGCGCCGCGCGGCGCGTACTGGGACGGCGGCATTACCGACTACCACCTGCACCTGGACTACCAGCCGGCCGACGAAGGCATCGTGCTGTACCCGCATTTCCAGCGCGCGGTGGTGCCGGGCTGGCTCGACAAAGGCCTGCGCTGGCGCCACAGGTCCACCAGCTTCCTGGACCGCATGGTGGTGCTCGCCCCCGATGCCGACTGGGTGCGGTCGCTGCCCAACGGCAAGCTGCCCGACCGCAAGGACTTCATCCGCTTCGCGAACGACGCGCAGGCGCGCATCGGCGCATGGAGCAGGGCCACGCGCGAGGCAGAGCGGCTTTCCGACGAGTTCGAGGCCTGGCTCGCCACCGGCAGTCGCACGCGCGACATCCTGCCGCTCTGA
- a CDS encoding tripartite tricarboxylate transporter substrate binding protein, protein MPQVPISRRRFTLAAVAAATVPMPVLAQGTWPSKPIRIIVPYTPGGFTDQMARLVQVGLQARLGQPVLVDNKPGANSLIGVDAMAKAAPDGSTFGVVIAAYAANTTLYPKLPYDPQKDLTGVSLMGISPLLAAVNVDAPFKTARELIDYARANPGKVSFGSSGNGSAAHLTTELWKSLTQTYMIHIPYRGAVPALTDLMGGQIQLFFDAPTGLINQAKAGKVRLIGVAGDKRLAAVPDVPTFIEQGFAGFTGSTWAGMLAPAGTPRDVVKRMSEEVARIIKSDETRARLDAMGTIPAGSTPEEFDAFIKAETAKWGKVIRTAGVKAE, encoded by the coding sequence ATGCCGCAGGTCCCCATTTCACGCCGCCGATTCACCCTTGCCGCCGTCGCCGCCGCGACCGTTCCGATGCCCGTGCTGGCACAAGGCACCTGGCCCAGCAAGCCGATCCGCATCATCGTGCCCTACACGCCGGGCGGGTTCACCGACCAGATGGCGCGGCTGGTGCAGGTCGGCCTGCAGGCGCGGCTCGGCCAGCCGGTGCTCGTCGACAACAAGCCCGGCGCCAACAGCCTGATCGGCGTTGATGCCATGGCCAAGGCCGCGCCCGACGGCAGCACCTTCGGGGTCGTCATCGCGGCCTATGCGGCCAACACCACGCTGTATCCCAAGCTGCCCTACGACCCGCAGAAGGACCTGACGGGCGTTTCGCTGATGGGCATCTCACCGCTGCTAGCCGCGGTCAACGTCGATGCGCCGTTCAAGACCGCGCGCGAACTCATCGACTACGCGCGTGCGAATCCGGGCAAGGTGAGCTTCGGCTCGTCGGGCAACGGCTCGGCCGCGCACCTGACGACCGAACTGTGGAAGTCGCTCACGCAGACCTACATGATCCACATTCCGTACCGCGGCGCAGTGCCCGCCTTGACCGACCTGATGGGCGGGCAGATCCAGTTGTTCTTCGATGCACCCACGGGCCTCATCAACCAGGCCAAGGCGGGCAAGGTGCGGCTGATCGGCGTGGCGGGCGACAAGCGGCTGGCGGCCGTGCCTGACGTGCCGACCTTCATCGAGCAGGGTTTCGCGGGCTTCACCGGCAGCACCTGGGCCGGCATGCTGGCGCCGGCCGGCACGCCGCGCGACGTCGTCAAGCGCATGTCAGAGGAGGTGGCGCGCATTATCAAAAGCGACGAGACGCGCGCCAGGCTCGACGCCATGGGCACCATTCCGGCGGGCAGCACGCCCGAGGAGTTCGATGCCTTCATCAAGGCCGAGACGGCCAAGTGGGGCAAGGTCATCCGCACGGCGGGCGTGAAGGCGGAATAG
- a CDS encoding DUF4150 domain-containing protein — protein sequence MFANCQMMGLDLAFPDVCKTPPALPIPYPNIALGPTAIPNAWNILFGGAPAHNLATVTPITNGDNAGVLMGVVSQTVMGPSRHVTGAFTVLLKGTPCTRMTSLSVQNRCNIVGMRIVPSQFKVLVLAA from the coding sequence ATGTTCGCCAACTGCCAGATGATGGGCCTCGATCTCGCCTTCCCCGACGTCTGCAAGACGCCGCCGGCGCTGCCCATTCCCTATCCCAACATCGCGCTCGGACCCACGGCCATCCCCAACGCCTGGAACATCCTCTTCGGCGGCGCGCCGGCCCACAACCTGGCCACCGTCACGCCGATCACCAACGGCGACAACGCGGGCGTGCTGATGGGCGTGGTGTCGCAGACGGTGATGGGGCCCTCGCGCCACGTCACCGGGGCCTTCACCGTGCTGCTCAAGGGCACGCCCTGTACGCGCATGACCAGCCTGTCGGTGCAGAACCGCTGCAACATCGTCGGCATGCGGATCGTGCCGAGCCAGTTCAAGGTGCTGGTGCTGGCAGCCTGA
- a CDS encoding DUF3540 domain-containing protein, which produces MTSTRTTVGGTTATARHATQGVLDPLMQRPSHAARADSGMRTATVIACDGDPWFEVGLDDGQGSLRCRRVASCLLQPAPGDTVLITSTRQGESFVIAVVAQADPRQSTLAVDGDLTLVSRAGGIRARSAGPMALESDTSIAMQSPEWRAQARRAHCEIGEMDYQGGHIRFSVLVSRFVGRACEVVLDRLNLLTRSSFRLTEEVEQVRAGQIDIEAEQTLRLHSKNTLLTSKGLVKVDAEQIHMG; this is translated from the coding sequence ATGACCTCCACCCGGACCACCGTCGGCGGCACGACCGCCACCGCACGCCATGCAACGCAAGGCGTGCTGGATCCGCTGATGCAGCGCCCTTCGCACGCGGCCCGCGCGGACTCCGGCATGCGGACCGCCACCGTGATCGCCTGCGATGGCGATCCCTGGTTCGAGGTCGGCCTCGACGACGGCCAGGGATCACTGCGCTGCCGCCGCGTCGCCAGCTGCCTGCTGCAACCTGCGCCGGGCGATACGGTGCTGATCACCTCGACCCGCCAGGGCGAGAGCTTCGTCATCGCGGTGGTAGCCCAGGCCGACCCGCGCCAGTCGACGCTGGCCGTGGACGGCGACCTGACGCTGGTGTCGCGCGCGGGTGGTATCCGCGCGCGCAGCGCCGGCCCCATGGCGCTGGAGTCGGACACCTCGATCGCCATGCAGTCGCCCGAGTGGCGCGCGCAGGCCCGGCGGGCCCATTGCGAGATCGGGGAGATGGACTACCAGGGCGGCCACATCCGCTTCAGCGTGCTGGTGTCGCGCTTCGTCGGGCGCGCCTGCGAGGTGGTGCTGGATCGCCTCAACCTGCTCACCCGCTCGAGCTTCCGCCTGACCGAGGAGGTGGAACAGGTGCGCGCCGGCCAGATCGACATCGAGGCCGAGCAGACCCTGCGCCTGCATTCGAAGAACACGCTGCTGACCAGCAAGGGGCTGGTCAAGGTCGACGCCGAGCAGATCCACATGGGCTGA